A genomic segment from Parolsenella catena encodes:
- a CDS encoding DMT family transporter: MGENGGSAATSLVRMRGLLGTEWFNKLLIVACALAWGFSFFVMKDVTASLPVFWLLLVRFGASSVVMLAVFWRRIRDNLSAPVVRVGVLLGAFYGAAYVLQTYGIVYTTPGKNAFLTGVYCVLVPLCAWLLGRGAPRRMSVIAALVSLVGAGFVVLDNGLPLNVGDALTLAGSVFYALEMVIVAHEGRGRDVWALTFWQFLTITAIVGVGHVLVEAPPAAEAFTPGNVCALAFLALVCSFGCLAVLNYALTKVDPTSGALLSSLESPSGVAFSVAFGYETLTPRLLAGFVLIFAGIVLSEVGTKGDGSLWSRDAP; this comes from the coding sequence GTGGGCGAGAACGGTGGCAGCGCCGCCACGTCCCTTGTCCGGATGCGGGGCCTCCTCGGCACGGAATGGTTCAACAAGCTGCTCATCGTGGCGTGTGCCCTGGCCTGGGGCTTCTCGTTCTTCGTGATGAAGGACGTCACGGCGAGCCTTCCGGTGTTCTGGCTTCTGCTCGTGCGCTTTGGCGCGTCTTCCGTCGTCATGCTCGCGGTGTTCTGGCGCCGCATCCGCGACAACCTCTCGGCGCCCGTCGTGCGCGTGGGAGTGCTGCTTGGCGCGTTCTACGGCGCGGCGTATGTGCTGCAGACCTACGGCATCGTCTACACCACGCCGGGCAAGAACGCGTTTCTCACGGGCGTGTACTGCGTGCTCGTGCCGCTGTGCGCGTGGTTGCTGGGACGCGGCGCGCCGCGGCGCATGAGCGTCATCGCCGCGCTCGTGAGCCTCGTGGGCGCGGGGTTCGTCGTGCTGGACAACGGCCTGCCGCTCAACGTGGGCGACGCGCTCACGCTCGCGGGCTCGGTGTTCTACGCGCTCGAGATGGTCATCGTGGCGCATGAGGGCCGCGGGCGCGACGTCTGGGCGCTCACCTTCTGGCAGTTCCTCACGATCACGGCCATCGTGGGCGTGGGCCACGTGCTCGTGGAGGCGCCGCCCGCAGCCGAGGCGTTCACGCCCGGCAACGTGTGCGCGCTCGCGTTTCTCGCGCTCGTGTGCTCGTTTGGGTGCCTTGCCGTGCTCAACTACGCGCTCACGAAGGTGGACCCCACGAGCGGCGCCCTGCTCTCCTCGCTCGAGAGTCCCAGCGGCGTGGCGTTCTCCGTGGCGTTTGGCTACGAGACGCTCACGCCCCGC
- a CDS encoding HAD family hydrolase, producing MSRPERIDCVLFDCDGVLIDSEPIAARRNVVVFGRMGIPATFEDCLTMCGQDGKTTIPTIGAKYGIDVTAEQFFAAKRECIDAGAIEAVSYRMPEADTLPGVHGVLRRLRAAGVLTGLVSTTVSSHILVGLDRFELASMFDCIVTGDMVERHKPDPMPYQTAMDYLHVDPAHTVVVEDSPAGVRSGLAAGCYVLGFRGSATVRQDVSAANEVLDNYFDFDLV from the coding sequence ATGTCACGTCCCGAGAGAATCGACTGCGTCCTGTTCGACTGCGATGGCGTCCTCATCGACTCAGAGCCCATCGCGGCACGTCGCAACGTCGTGGTGTTCGGGCGCATGGGCATACCGGCCACGTTCGAGGACTGCCTCACGATGTGCGGCCAGGACGGCAAGACCACCATCCCGACCATCGGCGCCAAGTACGGCATCGACGTCACGGCCGAGCAGTTCTTTGCCGCCAAGCGCGAGTGCATCGACGCCGGCGCCATCGAGGCCGTGAGCTACCGCATGCCCGAGGCGGACACCCTGCCCGGCGTCCACGGCGTCCTGCGCCGCCTGCGTGCGGCCGGCGTCCTCACCGGCCTCGTCTCCACGACGGTCTCCTCGCACATCCTCGTGGGCCTCGACCGCTTCGAGCTTGCCTCGATGTTCGACTGCATCGTCACCGGCGACATGGTGGAGCGCCACAAGCCCGACCCCATGCCCTACCAGACCGCCATGGACTACCTGCACGTTGACCCCGCCCACACCGTGGTGGTGGAGGACTCTCCGGCCGGCGTGCGCAGCGGCCTTGCCGCCGGCTGCTACGTGCTGGGCTTTCGCGGGTCGGCGACGGTGAGGCAGGACGTGAGCGCCGCCAACGAGGTGCTCGACAACTACTTCGACTTCGACCTGGTGTAG